From Halorubrum salinarum, one genomic window encodes:
- a CDS encoding RNA-guided endonuclease InsQ/TnpB family protein, whose protein sequence is MLETTRTYVARITNHQQVRDDFDQCGFSASKLWNVGRYYIQQRWDDDGEIPDEAELKSVLKDHERYSDLHSQSSQRVLEELAEAFTGWYNSDDGNNPPGYRKRGDRHPRSTVTWKQKGITHDAKHNRVRLSKGWNLKESRSDFILAEYETRPDVRVENIQQVRAVWNGDEWELHLVCKKEIPVEDAPGDKTAGIDLGISNYLAINYEDGSSELYPGNVLKEDKHYFTREEYQTEGENGPSKRARKAQQKLSRRKDHFLHTLSKHIIHRCVEEGVGKIAVGDLSDIRKAENGGSRNWGTSGNKKLHGWEFDRFTTLLEYKAEEHGILVDRVDEENTSKTCSCCGQIRDANRVERGLYVCSSCETAMNADVNGAVNIRRKITQSPPTGDMSNGCLAQPGVFLFDRESGRFTPREQGDCKP, encoded by the coding sequence ATGCTGGAGACGACCCGCACCTACGTCGCACGCATCACGAACCACCAACAGGTTCGTGACGATTTCGATCAGTGCGGGTTCTCCGCGTCGAAACTGTGGAACGTCGGCCGCTACTACATCCAACAACGGTGGGATGACGACGGCGAAATACCTGACGAAGCCGAGTTGAAGTCGGTGTTGAAAGACCACGAACGCTACAGTGACCTACATTCGCAGTCAAGTCAGCGAGTTCTCGAAGAACTTGCTGAGGCGTTCACCGGCTGGTACAACTCCGACGACGGCAACAATCCGCCGGGCTACCGGAAACGCGGCGACCGACACCCGCGTTCCACCGTGACGTGGAAGCAGAAAGGCATCACACACGACGCCAAACACAACCGTGTCCGCCTCTCGAAAGGGTGGAACCTGAAAGAGTCACGGTCTGACTTCATCCTCGCCGAGTACGAAACTCGACCTGACGTACGGGTCGAGAACATCCAGCAGGTGCGTGCCGTCTGGAATGGCGACGAGTGGGAACTCCACCTCGTCTGTAAAAAAGAGATTCCCGTCGAAGACGCGCCGGGCGACAAGACGGCGGGTATCGACCTTGGCATCAGCAACTACCTCGCCATCAACTACGAGGACGGGTCGAGCGAGTTGTATCCGGGGAACGTGCTGAAAGAGGACAAGCACTACTTCACCCGTGAGGAGTACCAGACAGAAGGTGAGAACGGCCCGTCGAAGCGAGCGCGAAAGGCTCAACAGAAACTCTCCCGGCGCAAAGACCACTTCCTTCACACCCTCAGCAAGCACATCATCCATCGGTGTGTCGAAGAAGGTGTGGGGAAGATAGCGGTTGGCGACCTCAGCGACATCCGCAAGGCCGAGAACGGCGGCTCGCGGAACTGGGGTACGTCGGGGAACAAGAAGTTACACGGGTGGGAGTTCGACCGGTTCACGACCCTGCTGGAATACAAGGCGGAAGAACACGGGATTCTCGTTGACCGTGTGGACGAGGAGAACACCTCGAAGACGTGTTCGTGTTGCGGGCAGATTCGAGATGCGAACCGGGTGGAGCGCGGGTTGTACGTCTGTTCGTCGTGCGAGACGGCGATGAACGCGGACGTGAACGGTGCGGTGAATATTCGTCGCAAGATAACTCAGAGTCCCCCGACGGGGGATATGAGTAACGGCTGTTTGGCCCAGCCCGGAGTCTTCCTGTTCGACCGCGAGAGCGGACGGTTCACACCGAGAGAACAGGGAGACTGCAAACCGTAA